The nucleotide sequence GctcctggggacgcgactgggccattttttcGACGCCGGCGTGAAAAAATCGACTGGAAAAGTCGTGTTGGGGGCCCGAATGGAGACGCTCTAATTGTCGCGGTTTTAAGGTGTCCGCTAAAGTTGCTCTTTATTGAAATCTTATGCAAGCCTGCACCTTGTAAACACCTCCGCTTTCAGTAATTGCAAAGCTTTGACCCCCTTGGCACCAAGAGGAGAACGTGGGTCGGAGGGGAGCAGCAGGGATggccggagccgaggaagacgaaGTGGCTCCTTCTGCTCCACATCCTGTAGATCCACAAGTGAGTATACTATCAcgctctcccctctcctctctcctaGGTTTTCCCATCGATCTGAGGAATCCCTTTTCTCGTTTAACCTGCggttcctccctccctccctgcaGCAACCCATGGGACAGGGGCCGGCGGCCAAGCGGAGCAGGTCGGAGCAccaccacggcgacggcgacgcgcCGTCCTTCAAGATGGAGGACCTGCCCGTGGTAATTTCCGTTCCGTCAGTTCAGTTCCTCTTTCTCATCTTCTTGATGTGTTGCCTGTGTCTTCTCCAAGGACCACAGATCTGCAACTTTGGGACATAAAAGGCTGGTGTTTTCTGGGATTGGGGCTTCCGCTGTTTTAGGGCATCTTTATTAACTTGTTTTCGGCGTCAATAACACATTAACTTGCCTGCAAGGATCATGTGGGACTCAGTGAAACTgcggcaaaaaataaaaataaaaataataaattgcAGTTTGTTTCAGATTTCTCTTCCAAATATATGCAGTTTCAGGTCACTGTGTCTACCTGTTATAATGTCAGTTCTAATCAAAATTCAACCGTCCTGAAAATACATGTCCTCTCTTGTCATAGGATGTTCAAGCTGTTATAATGTCGCTTCTGCCACTGAAAATGGCTGTGAGGACAAGCATTGTTTCAAAAAATTGGAGAATGCTCTGGACATTCCGCTGTAATTTATCTTTTAAAGGCCCACGTTATCTGTGTGAGAATGATACCAAAATACAACAAGCAAAATGCATTGAGACAGTAAATTGTGTTATTCACCAGCATAGTCAGATAGGGATCAATAAGTTCAGCATCAGATGTGGCCTGTTTGAGGAGGACTCTGTTCATCTCGGCAGGTGGATTCGGTTTGCCGCCTCATCGAAGGCAAAGATAATACATCTTGATCTGAGGTTCAAGGATGTGTTTGAAGAAGTAAACCACTTGCATCTTGAGGCCTTATTAGATGCTCAAGGTAGCTCATTTGTACGGTCCTTGTTTCTTGGAGGTGTTGTTATAAAGCCACACTCAGCAATATGTGGCTTTACAATACTCAGAAGGCTTGTTCTGCAATCAGTCACGATATCCGGAGACTTTACAGGCTTTTTGGCAAATTGTGCAGCACTTGAGGACCTAGAGATGATCGAGTGCTCCGGTTTAACTAATTTAATCATACCACAGCAACTTGATAAACTCCAGCATTTGCTAATTGATGGAATGGAAGTGGAGATGGTCGAGTTTTATGCTGCAGATCTTTCTCATTTTGAGTACAAAGGGCAAGTGGTCCCCATAGTGCATCATGGTTGCTCAAAATTAGAGAAGGCAACAATAATGTTTAGTGGTAAGAAAGGACTGGCCAAGGCATTCACTGCAGTTCCAAGCATTTTGCCAGTGAAGATATTAAATGTGCAATCTGTTGCTCTATCAAAATATTCACAGGTTAGTTGGATTTTTTTATCTTACCTCACGGTTCTTGAAAATTAGTGTTGCTGCCAACGTCATCTTATTTGCTCGGGTAATATTTCAGTTGCAGAAACTGCCAACAAGACCTGACGGAATGTTTATGCATTTGAGGCACATGACTTGTAGAATAATTGTCCATTCAAGACCACAAGAAGCCAATTACGACATTGAAGTTCTTCAACTGGCCTATTGTTTGGATGCTGCACCCCAACTGGAGACATTGCAATTGAATGTGATTGTCGTTTTATTTATTAAGAAATATTAATATGCGGACCTTGAAGAAAGAACTT is from Triticum aestivum cultivar Chinese Spring chromosome 1B, IWGSC CS RefSeq v2.1, whole genome shotgun sequence and encodes:
- the LOC123149272 gene encoding F-box/FBD/LRR-repeat protein At2g04230 isoform X1, producing the protein MAGAEEDEVAPSAPHPVDPQQPMGQGPAAKRSRSEHHHGDGDAPSFKMEDLPVDVQAVIMSLLPLKMAVRTSIVSKNWRMLWTFRCNLSFKGPRYLCENDTKIQQAKCIETVNCVIHQHSQIGINKFSIRCGLFEEDSVHLGRWIRFAASSKAKIIHLDLRFKDVFEEVNHLHLEALLDAQGSSFVRSLFLGGVVIKPHSAICGFTILRRLVLQSVTISGDFTGFLANCAALEDLEMIECSGLTNLIIPQQLDKLQHLLIDGMEVEMVEFYAADLSHFEYKGQVVPIVHHGCSKLEKATIMFSGKKGLAKAFTAVPSILPVKILNVQSVALSKYSQLQKLPTRPDGMFMHLRHMTCRIIVHSRPQEANYDIEVLQLAYCLDAAPQLETLQLNMFYVSSSGVSSAEVVGMRRHDHLKTVFMSGFRCYKAQIKLACCILGNASVLEKLTIEPRITGTRYLGDNTDLHKILPGVCEWAQLTSERFGKVINVSGAPLHTMDASSAQQDEGSLQHHH
- the LOC123149272 gene encoding F-box/FBD/LRR-repeat protein At2g04230 isoform X2, translated to MAGAEEDEVAPSAPHPVDPQQPMGQGPAAKRSRSEHHHGDGDAPSFKMEDLPVDVQAVIMSLLPLKMAVRTSIVSKNWRMLWTFRCNLSFKGPRYLCENDTKIQQAKCIETVNCVIHQHSQIGINKFSIRCGLFEEDSVHLGRWIRFAASSKAKIIHLDLRFKDVFEEVNHLHLEALLDAQGSSFVRSLFLGGVVIKPHSAICGFTILRRLVLQSVTISGDFTGFLANCAALEDLEMIECSGLTNLIIPQQLDKLQHLLIDGMEVEMVEFYAADLSHFEYKGQVVPIVHHGCSKLEKATIMFSGKKGLAKAFTAVPSILPVKILNVQSVALSKYSQLQKLPTRPDGMFMHLRHMTCRIIVHSRPQEANYDIEVLQLAYCLDAAPQLETLQLNMFYVSSSGVSSAEVVGMRRHDHLKTVFMSGFRCYKAQIKLACCILGNASVLEKLTIEPRITGTRYLGDNTDLHKILPGVCEWAQLTSERFGKVINVSAMDASSAQQDEGSLQHHH